In Marinobacter salinisoli, the DNA window GTGGCTGGATTTCATGCCATGAACGGTGGCGAACAGCGGCGTTCCGCCGACGCACCGGGCCCGACCTGCAAGGTGCGCGGCCTTGTTGCCCTGAGCGTGGATGATGTCTGGGGCAATGCGTTTAAGGCAACAGCTGATCGACCATTGCAGCCAGGGATTCTTGCGCCCGAGATGCACGGGCTGGCGGTGAAAACGCACCGGCGCTGTGAAATGCGACTGGTAATCCTTGTGCCCGAGCACATGCACCTGATGCCCGCGCCTGGCCAGTCCGAGAGCGAGGTCTGCGGTGTGCCGCTCCATGCCGCCCCAGCTTGTGCCTGGGGTGGCGAGAATGAACGCCAGGGTCAGGCGGCGCCCTGTCATGAGTGCGCCAAGCCCTGATTCGTCAGTCGCTGATAGATACGAAGCGTTGCTTCGGTCTGTGCCTCAAGCCGGAACCGCGAGGGTATGTGAATGTCCCGTCCGGGTGCGTCCAGCAGCTGCAACACCGTTCGGGTGAAGGCGCCGGTGTCGTCGGGCGGTACCAGCCCCTCCCGGAAGCAGGCTTGCAGGGTTTCCGCTGCACCCCCTCGATTGAAGGCGACCACGGGGGTTCCCGAGGCCAGGGCTTCCGTAACAGTGCGCCCGAAAGGCTCCGGTTTGGTGGATAGGTGGCACACCAGGTCAGACAGCAGATAGAGCTCCGCCATGTCATTTCTCTGGCCCAGAAAGGTGACGTGATTGTTCAGCTTCAGAGCTTCCCGGCGTTGCTCCAGTTCGCGTAAAAAGTGCTCTTTGCCCGGCTCTGCGCCACCGACGATGATGCCGTGACAATCATCCCGCTGGCGAATCAGGCCGGCCATTACCTCGAGAAAAGACAGCTGCCCTTTCCAGCGCGAGATGCGCCCCGGCATCATCAATAGCCTGCGGTGTTTCAGCTGCGGGTAGTCACGATACAGTTCATCAATCCAGGTTTTGCTGAGTTGCTGGGCCTGGAACTGTGCCACATCGACGCCTCGCTGGATGACGGTGAGGTTCTCGGCGGGAACCGAAAAGTTTGTACGCACATAGTCCCGAACGCAGTCGGAAACCGCGATGATGTGATCGGCTTTGGTCATGATCGCGCTGTAGGGGTTCACGGAATACATGCCGTGAAAGGTGGACACCACCCGTGGCCGTTCGCTGGCGGGTAAACTCAGCCACGCCAGGTGCACGATCCAGGCCGGCATTCTCGAGCGAACGTGAATGATGTCCGGCCGAACGCTGCGAATCAGTTCGCGCATCGGCAAGATCTGACCGAAGGAAGCCGGTGACTTGCGGTGAATGGGCATCTGAATATGTGTGCTTCCGGCCCGGCGTAGGTGTTCTGCCATTGGCCCCCCGCTGGATACCACGAACGATTCGATGCCTCGCTTCACAAGTTCGGCCGCGAATTCAACGGTGCCACGCTCCACGCCCCCGCTGTGAAGCGCCGGCAGGGCCTGAAGGATTCTCAATCTTCACCTCGCTTGCGGTCCTGGCGGGGCTCCGTGGGCAGTGGCAAAAGGCCTCTGGTTACTACCCAGCGCGCTGCACGGTCGGCTTCCCACAGCACCTGGCCCCGAAGGGGTTTCTCGGTCATCACCGATGCGTGGTCACTCCAGCGCGCGACGCGGCCGTTCTGAACCAGTTGGTCGATACCCGCCGCAACCCGGCTGCCAGGAACGGGGGTGAGCTGGAAAATGCCTGTGGGCACGCCCGAGGTGGCCGCCTCGCACACCATGGACATGCTGTCGGGAGATACCCAGATCGCTCTCGATGCCGACACCTGGTGATTCAGCCAGTCCTGGTGAGTTCGGTCTGGGCCGACCACGGTGATCTTCAGTCCGGCCAGCTCTTGCAGTTTGTGCAGCAGGGGCTCGGGGGTGCGTCTTGAACCGCTGATGGTCCAGCGCCAGCCCGGGTAATGGTTGATCAGGTGGTGAATCTGTCCGAGCAGAACGTCGTCGTCCCAGTCGAAATGGGGGCATGGCCCGCCGACCAGAATGAGGGCTTCCGGCTTGTCGGTGATGCGTGCCATTGGGGTAATGGTATTGATGACACCTTCGGTCAGCAGGACATTTGGGCCGTCTGCCACTTGATCGTGATCGGGTGTGATGACGGCGCTGACCCAACTGAATGGGAAGCCGGGTTTCATCAGTACCAGGGTGGACGCTTTTTTCTTGCGCCTGAGCGCCAGTAACAGGCGGTGTGTGCCAGAACCGGCGGCGACGATCAGATCCGGTTCGGCAGCTGGGAAATCCGCGCTCGGGGGGATAGCCAGCAGAGCCCGCCAGAGAGGAACATTGACCGACCGCGTATCAATCCAGTGCAGGCTGGCCCCAGCCAGAACCCGGAGTCGATTGCCAAGGCCCTTGAGCTGGTTGCGGTGGCCGGGTTTGTTGTCGGTCAAGAGCCAGACCACCGGGGCTTCACTGAATTCCGTGTCGAGATTCGCCATGCATGCAGGCACCTGGTGCCAGCCTCCCGTTGGTTCGGTTTATTTGCGCCGGTAAAAACCCTGATCGTCCGGATCCGGGCGGGTTTTGAATCGGCGATGCATCCAGAGATACTGGTCGGGCGCCCGCCGGATTTCCTGTTCGATGGTGCTGTTGATCAGGGTTGCGTCCTGCAGGTCGTCGCCACTGGGGAAGTTTTCCAGGGCAGGCTGGAAGTAAATATCGTAGCCGGGTTGGTCATCGCGCCGGGTGTGACTGAAAGGCACGACTGCACAGCCACTGCGTTCCGCGATGCGAGAGGTGGCGGTAATGGTGCCGGCCGGGATGCCAAAGAACGGCGCGAAGACGATCTCCTTGCGGCCGTAATCCTGGTCGGTGGCATACCACACGGCGTGGTTCTGCTTCAGGCTTCTGAACAGGCCCCGTAAATCCTTGGCGCCGAGAACTTTGCCGTAGCGTCGCTCCCGCGCGCGCGTCATCACCGCGTTCATCAGGGGGTTATTGTGGTCCCGCTGCATCACATCGGCATCAATGAATTCGGTCACCAGGGCTCCGCCCAAGTCCAGAGTGCTGTAATGCCCGCCAAGCAGCAGTACGCCCTTGCCGTTACTGCTGGCTTGTTCAAAGTGCTTCAGTCCATGTACCCGGGTGATCTTGAGAAAATGCTTGGGATCGCGGAACCAGGCCAGTCCGAGTTCCATCAGGCCAATACCGTTGGCCACGAAGGATTGTCGAACCAGGGCTGAGCGTTGTTCTGCCGTCAGTTCCGGAAAGCAAAGCCGAATGTTGGTTTCGGTGATGTGACGCCGACCACCTGCCAGGTGAAAAACCAGCAGGCCAGCTACCTTGCCAAGCCACCACTGCAAACGAAGGGGCAGGTGAGCCACCAGCCACATCAGGCCGATCAGGCACCAGGTCGGCCACCAGCGAGGATGGCGGTAGGCTGAGAAATCGGTATTTCTCGGAAGCTTGCGATATCGCTTTTTCACCTGATAACGGGTCCTTTAAAGCTTCTGACTTCATCTCCTCAAGGCCGCCAGCTCCGCTGTGGCGGCAGGAAAATCCATAGGATTTCCG includes these proteins:
- a CDS encoding glycosyltransferase family 4 protein → MRILQALPALHSGGVERGTVEFAAELVKRGIESFVVSSGGPMAEHLRRAGSTHIQMPIHRKSPASFGQILPMRELIRSVRPDIIHVRSRMPAWIVHLAWLSLPASERPRVVSTFHGMYSVNPYSAIMTKADHIIAVSDCVRDYVRTNFSVPAENLTVIQRGVDVAQFQAQQLSKTWIDELYRDYPQLKHRRLLMMPGRISRWKGQLSFLEVMAGLIRQRDDCHGIIVGGAEPGKEHFLRELEQRREALKLNNHVTFLGQRNDMAELYLLSDLVCHLSTKPEPFGRTVTEALASGTPVVAFNRGGAAETLQACFREGLVPPDDTGAFTRTVLQLLDAPGRDIHIPSRFRLEAQTEATLRIYQRLTNQGLAHS
- a CDS encoding mitochondrial fission ELM1 family protein, which encodes MANLDTEFSEAPVVWLLTDNKPGHRNQLKGLGNRLRVLAGASLHWIDTRSVNVPLWRALLAIPPSADFPAAEPDLIVAAGSGTHRLLLALRRKKKASTLVLMKPGFPFSWVSAVITPDHDQVADGPNVLLTEGVINTITPMARITDKPEALILVGGPCPHFDWDDDVLLGQIHHLINHYPGWRWTISGSRRTPEPLLHKLQELAGLKITVVGPDRTHQDWLNHQVSASRAIWVSPDSMSMVCEAATSGVPTGIFQLTPVPGSRVAAGIDQLVQNGRVARWSDHASVMTEKPLRGQVLWEADRAARWVVTRGLLPLPTEPRQDRKRGED
- the lpxL gene encoding LpxL/LpxP family Kdo(2)-lipid IV(A) lauroyl/palmitoleoyl acyltransferase, translating into MKKRYRKLPRNTDFSAYRHPRWWPTWCLIGLMWLVAHLPLRLQWWLGKVAGLLVFHLAGGRRHITETNIRLCFPELTAEQRSALVRQSFVANGIGLMELGLAWFRDPKHFLKITRVHGLKHFEQASSNGKGVLLLGGHYSTLDLGGALVTEFIDADVMQRDHNNPLMNAVMTRARERRYGKVLGAKDLRGLFRSLKQNHAVWYATDQDYGRKEIVFAPFFGIPAGTITATSRIAERSGCAVVPFSHTRRDDQPGYDIYFQPALENFPSGDDLQDATLINSTIEQEIRRAPDQYLWMHRRFKTRPDPDDQGFYRRK